A single genomic interval of Myxococcus xanthus harbors:
- a CDS encoding Fis family transcriptional regulator: MTPQGYREVELVCNRSSLLLHGGTEEERRCWAQEAARNFNVELVEVRQAAELPQALRQPNGVVFIPDVAKLGRDAQFVLLQCLRTQEERPKLVLGVSGSADAALARGTLREDLHYRLHKAQVDLQKDGLRDVLKSRWAQQAEQLALKAAAARAAEEAAREAAIARRPGTVTRIAPKQKKVSGGARAKAVSRNAAR; encoded by the coding sequence GTGACACCGCAGGGTTATCGTGAAGTGGAGCTCGTCTGTAACCGTTCCTCGCTGCTCCTCCATGGAGGTACGGAAGAGGAGCGGCGCTGCTGGGCGCAGGAAGCCGCGCGCAACTTCAACGTGGAGCTGGTGGAGGTGCGGCAGGCGGCCGAGCTGCCGCAAGCGCTCCGGCAGCCCAACGGGGTGGTGTTCATCCCTGACGTGGCGAAGCTGGGGCGGGACGCGCAGTTCGTCCTGCTGCAGTGCCTGCGGACGCAAGAGGAGCGGCCAAAGCTGGTGCTGGGCGTCTCCGGCTCGGCGGACGCGGCGCTGGCGCGCGGCACGCTGCGCGAGGACCTGCACTACCGTCTGCACAAGGCCCAGGTGGACTTGCAGAAGGACGGGCTGCGGGACGTGTTGAAGAGCCGCTGGGCGCAGCAGGCCGAACAGCTCGCGCTGAAGGCCGCCGCGGCCCGCGCCGCCGAGGAAGCGGCCCGCGAAGCGGCCATTGCCCGGCGTCCGGGTACGGTGACGCGCATCGCTCCCAAGCAGAAGAAGGTGAGCGGCGGCGCTCGAGCGAAGGCCGTGTCCAGGAACGCCGCCCGCTGA
- a CDS encoding type II secretion system protein GspG has product MNASSDEPPPSRRSPVLFVGLVFGLGLVVAVLVGALSGSKAVHADRIHQDLALLEEALGRYRADKGTLPEDADVEELLVPAYLPSVPLDPWGRPYRYTSNGEEVFLSTFGKSGDRGGSGEEQDHTNHDGHAVPKVEPERT; this is encoded by the coding sequence ATGAACGCCTCGTCTGACGAGCCCCCTCCGTCCCGCCGCTCCCCCGTGTTGTTCGTGGGGCTCGTCTTCGGACTCGGGTTGGTGGTCGCCGTCCTGGTGGGCGCGCTGAGCGGCTCCAAGGCCGTGCACGCCGACCGCATCCACCAGGACCTCGCCCTGCTGGAGGAGGCCCTGGGCCGCTACCGCGCGGACAAGGGCACCCTGCCGGAAGACGCGGACGTGGAGGAGCTGCTGGTGCCCGCGTACCTGCCCTCCGTGCCGTTGGACCCGTGGGGCCGGCCGTACCGCTACACGAGCAACGGCGAGGAAGTGTTCCTGTCCACCTTCGGCAAGAGCGGAGACCGGGGTGGCTCGGGCGAGGAGCAGGACCACACCAACCACGACGGGCACGCCGTGCCCAAGGTTGAGCCCGAGCGGACGTGA
- a CDS encoding nuclear transport factor 2 family protein, with protein sequence MATERAQRFVDALAKLEKEGDLEALVSLFSDDAQVSNVASPQVFSGQEGARRFWREYKGTLQRVESTFRNMIEAGSRVALEWETQGTAHNGAAVAYEGVSIIEWDGDRIRRFYAYFDPHALGLELTSGNAPRSEVPATTPA encoded by the coding sequence ATGGCGACGGAGCGAGCGCAGCGGTTCGTGGATGCACTGGCGAAGCTGGAGAAGGAGGGGGACCTGGAGGCCCTCGTCTCCCTCTTCAGTGACGACGCACAGGTGAGCAACGTGGCCTCGCCGCAGGTCTTCTCCGGCCAGGAGGGCGCCCGGCGGTTCTGGCGTGAATACAAGGGCACCCTCCAACGCGTGGAGTCCACCTTCCGCAACATGATTGAGGCGGGCTCCCGCGTCGCGCTCGAATGGGAGACGCAGGGCACCGCCCACAACGGCGCGGCGGTGGCCTATGAAGGCGTGTCCATCATCGAGTGGGATGGCGACCGGATCCGCCGCTTCTACGCGTACTTTGATCCGCACGCGCTCGGCCTGGAGCTGACCTCCGGCAACGCGCCGCGCTCGGAAGTCCCCGCCACCACCCCCGCGTGA
- a CDS encoding universal stress protein, producing the protein MAIVCVTNLSPESLAAAHVAAAVAGRLQESLLLLGVAEGDAFLDDGTGALVLTQQRLEAEAARLETLARVVHYRLQAGTSADEVLSDEECRHARWIVVAASGWRTPAWRRATVPERLSRYGCAPVLAVRSDTALTDWARGRRRLLVLVGVDPGSSTTGAAVSFLRELRRVGPCDVLATYVCSPMDERERLGIHSPVHVELLEPALQGMEALDPIVERVLQREVREQVGDLVGEGRVEVVLEPGFGRPADHLMHVAHTRGADLMVVGTHQRSGVKRLWHGSVSAGVLRHAAQSVVCVPPMVQARRADRPPRSVLVPVDFSEACTKAISHARTLVGPGGRVHLLHVHRRKLEDRGFADHYGVLPEPARDRDQVLQRLWELVPRDETAQTVRWSVEGVTGEDVTLAICQATEREGVDLVCVGTSLEPSRLRDALEGEVAHELVTRCRRPVMVVPSA; encoded by the coding sequence ATGGCCATCGTGTGCGTCACCAACCTGTCCCCTGAGTCCCTCGCGGCTGCCCACGTGGCGGCGGCCGTGGCGGGGCGGCTGCAAGAGTCGCTGCTGCTCCTGGGCGTCGCGGAGGGCGACGCATTCCTCGACGACGGCACCGGCGCGCTGGTCCTCACCCAGCAGCGGTTGGAGGCGGAGGCCGCGCGGCTCGAAACGCTCGCGAGGGTGGTGCACTACCGGCTGCAGGCGGGCACCTCCGCGGACGAAGTGCTCAGTGACGAGGAGTGCCGGCACGCGCGCTGGATTGTGGTGGCCGCGTCCGGCTGGCGCACCCCGGCGTGGCGGCGGGCCACGGTGCCCGAACGCCTGTCCCGTTACGGCTGCGCGCCGGTGCTGGCCGTGCGCAGCGACACCGCGCTGACCGACTGGGCGCGGGGCCGCAGGCGGCTGTTGGTGCTGGTGGGCGTGGACCCCGGCTCCTCCACCACGGGCGCCGCAGTGTCCTTCTTGCGCGAGCTGCGCCGGGTGGGGCCGTGTGACGTGCTGGCCACCTACGTGTGCTCGCCCATGGACGAACGGGAACGGCTGGGCATCCACAGCCCCGTGCACGTGGAGCTGCTGGAGCCGGCGCTGCAGGGCATGGAGGCGCTGGACCCCATCGTGGAGCGCGTGCTGCAACGCGAGGTGCGCGAGCAGGTGGGGGACCTGGTGGGCGAGGGCCGCGTGGAGGTGGTGCTGGAGCCCGGCTTCGGCCGTCCGGCGGACCACCTGATGCACGTGGCGCACACGCGCGGCGCGGACCTGATGGTGGTGGGCACGCACCAGCGCAGCGGGGTGAAGCGGCTGTGGCATGGCTCGGTGTCCGCGGGGGTGCTGCGGCACGCGGCGCAGTCCGTGGTGTGTGTGCCCCCCATGGTGCAGGCCCGGCGCGCGGACCGCCCGCCGCGAAGCGTGCTGGTGCCCGTGGACTTCTCCGAGGCCTGCACCAAGGCCATCTCCCATGCGCGCACGCTGGTGGGGCCCGGGGGCCGGGTACACCTGCTGCACGTCCACCGCCGCAAGCTGGAGGACCGCGGCTTCGCGGACCACTACGGCGTGCTGCCCGAGCCCGCCAGGGACAGGGACCAGGTGCTCCAGCGGCTGTGGGAGTTGGTGCCGCGCGACGAAACCGCCCAGACGGTGCGCTGGAGCGTGGAGGGTGTGACGGGCGAGGACGTGACGCTGGCCATCTGCCAGGCCACGGAGCGCGAAGGGGTGGACCTGGTGTGCGTGGGGACGTCCCTGGAGCCCTCGCGCCTGCGGGACGCCCTGGAGGGCGAGGTGGCCCATGAGCTGGTGACGCGTTGCCGCCGGCCCGTCATGGTGGTGCCCTCCGCCTGA
- a CDS encoding LysM peptidoglycan-binding domain-containing protein, producing MTIYSVRRGDTLSALAQRFNTSVSSLAKSNGISNPDLIYAGQQLRIPDGFDAPRASGGGSYTVKSGDTLSGIAGRHGTSVGALAKANNISNPDRIYAGQRLTIPGAGGAAPSSGGGSYTVKPGDTLSGIAGRYGTSVGALAQANNISNPNLIYAGQRLTIPGGGGASPTRPAPNQPPVGGVGGPKPPTGGSAGVTVQQLRAVMPNLSQAKAEQYLPHLNRAMAEANITTPMRKAAFLAQLAHESGQLRYMEEIASGAAYEGRRDLGNTQPGDGVRYKGRGPIQLTGRANYRAAGQALGIDLEGNPQRAKDPDVAFRIAGWYWSSRNLNTYADAGNFREVTRRINGGYNGMADREMYYRRAQNVF from the coding sequence GTGACGATCTACTCCGTTCGCCGTGGCGATACCCTCAGCGCGCTGGCCCAGCGCTTCAACACCTCGGTGTCGTCGCTCGCGAAGAGCAACGGCATCTCCAACCCGGATCTCATCTACGCGGGGCAGCAGCTCCGCATCCCGGACGGCTTCGACGCGCCTCGTGCTTCGGGTGGCGGTTCGTACACCGTGAAGTCGGGCGACACGCTCAGCGGCATCGCGGGTCGGCACGGCACGTCGGTGGGCGCGCTGGCCAAGGCCAACAACATCTCCAACCCGGACCGCATCTACGCGGGCCAGCGGCTCACGATTCCGGGCGCGGGCGGCGCGGCGCCTTCCTCGGGTGGCGGTTCGTACACCGTGAAGCCGGGCGACACGCTCAGCGGCATCGCGGGCCGGTACGGCACGTCGGTGGGCGCGCTGGCCCAGGCCAACAACATCTCCAACCCCAACCTCATCTACGCGGGTCAGCGGCTCACGATTCCGGGTGGGGGCGGTGCGTCGCCCACCCGGCCGGCGCCGAACCAGCCGCCGGTGGGGGGCGTGGGTGGCCCGAAGCCGCCGACCGGTGGATCCGCCGGCGTGACGGTGCAGCAGCTCCGGGCGGTGATGCCCAACCTGTCCCAGGCGAAGGCGGAGCAGTACCTGCCCCACCTGAACCGGGCCATGGCGGAGGCGAACATCACCACGCCCATGCGCAAGGCGGCCTTCCTGGCGCAGCTCGCGCACGAGAGCGGCCAGCTCCGCTACATGGAGGAGATTGCCTCCGGCGCCGCCTACGAGGGCCGCAGGGATCTGGGCAACACCCAGCCGGGCGACGGCGTCCGCTACAAGGGCCGTGGCCCCATCCAGTTGACGGGCCGCGCCAACTACCGCGCCGCGGGCCAGGCGCTGGGCATCGACCTGGAGGGCAACCCCCAGCGCGCCAAGGACCCGGACGTCGCGTTCCGCATCGCCGGCTGGTACTGGTCGTCGCGCAACCTCAACACCTACGCGGACGCGGGCAACTTCCGCGAGGTCACCCGCCGCATCAACGGTGGCTACAACGGCATGGCGGACCGCGAGATGTACTACCGCCGCGCGCAGAACGTCTTCTGA
- a CDS encoding SCO family protein: protein MSADSVLPAPRARLTQRPGFWAGVAVAALGVTATMGAMLIRGQSGEPLPQLGALPDFTFTRHDGQPFGSTQLRGKPFVANFIFTRCPTICPAFTRKMVGVQDATASHGAGLQLVSFSVDPKYDTPERLTEYGERHGADFSRWSFLTGDYEQLKETIVQGFKVSMGREPGAPEDDLLSIFHGTHFVLVDDAGQIRGYYDSADSDSTERLIRDTRRLAQTGH, encoded by the coding sequence ATGTCCGCTGACTCCGTCCTTCCGGCCCCTCGGGCCCGTCTCACGCAGCGCCCGGGCTTCTGGGCGGGTGTCGCCGTGGCCGCGCTTGGCGTCACCGCCACCATGGGGGCCATGCTGATCCGCGGCCAGAGCGGTGAGCCCCTGCCCCAGCTGGGCGCGCTGCCGGACTTCACCTTCACCCGGCATGACGGCCAGCCCTTCGGGAGCACACAGCTCCGGGGCAAGCCCTTCGTGGCCAACTTCATCTTCACGCGCTGTCCCACCATCTGCCCGGCCTTCACGCGGAAGATGGTGGGCGTGCAGGACGCCACCGCGTCCCATGGCGCCGGGCTCCAGTTGGTGTCGTTCTCCGTGGATCCGAAGTACGACACCCCGGAGCGGCTCACCGAGTATGGCGAGCGCCACGGCGCGGACTTCTCCCGCTGGAGCTTCCTCACCGGCGACTACGAGCAGTTGAAGGAGACCATCGTCCAGGGCTTCAAGGTCAGCATGGGCCGAGAGCCCGGCGCGCCCGAGGACGACCTGCTCTCCATCTTCCACGGGACGCACTTCGTGCTCGTGGACGACGCCGGGCAGATTCGCGGCTACTACGACAGCGCGGACAGCGACTCCACCGAGCGCCTCATCCGCGACACCCGGCGCCTGGCCCAGACAGGGCACTGA